The sequence TTTTAGTATAAAATGTAGGCGTTTTGGAATTTCACTCCAATTTTCACAGGTTAAACATTACCTTTCTTATTTTTTATGCCATTTAGATATAAAAAAGAAGCCCGGCAAATACCGAGCTTCTTTACGTAGGTTATCCAAGGTGAGTTATCCAACTTGCTATGCCAATCACCGCAATGAAAATAAGCAGCCAGATCAGCTGTAATTTTACACTTTTACGGTTGATCTCTTGATTATGCAATCTTCGTTGTTCCAGCTTCTGACGGTAAATCTCTAAGTCCGCCTCTTTAAATGAGAAGCCACAGTGCAAACAGCTCTCTAGGCTGTCACTAATGCGGTTTCTGCATTCAGGGCAACGATGTAATGCCATATTTTCCTCGATGTAGGGTTACAAGCGGTCTTTTTTTAGTCAGACTTTTCAATATAAATATGATAGTGCTTATGAGTATCTCTATTGAAAAAGATAAAATCGCCATTGTTTCTGGATTTCCTACCCATTATGTAACCGTTATCACTGTTGGTAGAAAGAATATAATACCTCTGATTTTCCAGTTCCATATAGTCATAACCACATCTTAAATCTGCCCGCAGGTAACCAATATGGAGCGCCAGCAAGCTGAAATATAGGAAAATAAACAGGTTGAAGAACCAGAAATTTTCTTTCACCACCATTTTTCTGAAATCCAGGTCCAGCTTAGTATCGTTCCATCTCTTCTGAAAGAAGAATACACTAACACCTGTAATCAAAACATAAGTGATAGAAATGTAAATCGGTACAATGCCAACAAACAGGTAAAAGCTAAGTATCACCGGTACTGCAAATACTGACACCAACACAATAACTCTCAGCCAACCTAAGTTGCGAAAGTAGCGTAGCTTAAACACCTTGTTTATCAAACAGTAACCTAAGGAGTAGCATAAGAATAGAAGCACTGAAATAGCAAATACATAAGTCAGGCTTCTTGCCATACTTGCATGGCTAATTTCAACGTGCCACCAAGGATAACCGTGAAATATCGCTTGTCCCCAGCCATAGCAATATGCAGTGGAAAAGCTAATCACTGTTAAAAATGCAAGAGAAAATGAAGAATTTATAATTTTATTAATGTGAGTATTGATCATAAACATAAGAATAAATAGTATACTTTTTTCATCGGATTTAATACATTCGAGTTATTATGATATCGTTTTTTAGCTCGGAAAGAAATATTTACCTTGCATTTTTTATACTAAAAATATATATGATAGAAAGAAAAATTATTTGATATCTCCGAAAATAGTGCAAATATGTTGCACAATAAGGGTTGAAGCAGCCTATCTCATTAATAAACAACGTATATAATACTCACACAGCTTCATCATCAGTCTCACCAGTTCGGGTACGAATAAGTTGCCCAATTTTTGACACATAAATTTTTCCATCACCAACTTGTCCCGAGTAAGAAGCATTTAAAATGGCATCAATCACCTCATCACTTTGGTAATCAGAAATCAGTACTTCCACTTTAATTTTCGGACGAAAATCAACCGTATTGATTTTGGAAAGCTCCTGTTCCGTATGTCCATATTGGCGTCCAAAATCTTTGACCTCGGTAATGGTCATTCCTTGAATGCCGATCTCGGACAGGGCATCCCTCACTTGTTCTAGTTTTGAGGGTTGAATAATGGTAGTGATTAATTTCATATTGCTTCCTGCTTTGTATTTTTCACTCAATAATACCTTAAAAAAATCTGCCTCCGCAAGCGGAGGCAGATTTACGTAAGTATTATAGAGTGTTTTCTATTTTTACCTCTATTAAATAATCTCATAGCGAATCAAGTTTGCATCAAGCCCCGCGCTAAGGGTTGCAAAGTGGATCGCATTGATCGAGCCTGCGCCATCTGAATCATAGCTTAATTCGCCACTTGTACTATTATATTGGATATGGTTTCTGATGTTTGCATCATTTAATGCAGTAAAGATGCTATCATCAAACAGGAGCTTGTCTTCACCCACTACAAAATTGTCGATTTTATCTACCGAGCCGTCAAGCACGGAGCTAAAACGGAAAATATCCTCGCCTGCACTTCCAATCAGCGTATCGCTGCCTCGCCCGCCATCTAAGATGTCATTACCGCCGTTACCACGTAATACGTTATTACCGTCATTACCCATCAGTATGTTGTTGCCATCATTACCTGTAGCATCAATATCATTACTTCCAATAAGAGAGAGATTTTCCACATTTTCCGATAAGGTGTAAGTTACACTGCTGTATATGCTATCGGCTTCACCTGCATTGGCTTTTTCTGTTACTTTGTCAGCAATATTGTCCACTACATAGCGGTCGTTGCCTATACCACCTTCCATCAAATCAACACCTAAACCGCCATCTAGATAGTCATTACCTTCCCCACCATAAATTTCATCATCACCTGCCCCACCGCTGATATTATTATCCGCTTTGTTGCCAATTAAGATATCCGCATATTTTGACCCGTTGAGGTTTTCAATTTGCGTGCCGTAGCCGATAAATGATTGCCCTTTGGTGTATTCTGAGTGGAAATAATCTTTGCTTAGATTGCCATCTACGCTCACATTCGCCAAGTTTTGCTCTTTAAAGTAGCTCGAATAGTCATAAGCAGACACTTTGACTTTCTCTTTCACAATAAAGGCATCGGAGAATTGAGAGC comes from Mannheimia granulomatis and encodes:
- a CDS encoding zinc ribbon domain-containing protein, with the translated sequence MALHRCPECRNRISDSLESCLHCGFSFKEADLEIYRQKLEQRRLHNQEINRKSVKLQLIWLLIFIAVIGIASWITHLG
- a CDS encoding P-II family nitrogen regulator — protein: MKLITTIIQPSKLEQVRDALSEIGIQGMTITEVKDFGRQYGHTEQELSKINTVDFRPKIKVEVLISDYQSDEVIDAILNASYSGQVGDGKIYVSKIGQLIRTRTGETDDEAV